The DNA window cacAGTCCCAGGGTCACCTTTAGAAGCGAGGGCGAACTCTAAATTCAGTGCCTGCTCCCTTTCTCCCCTGAGAAATCTAAACCAGCTTTGAGATGGTTACACTTTGATGGTAAAATGGGAGTGGGTGTGGTTTAGGGAAATAGCATCTGCCCCGCATGACTTTGGGGGCCTGACAGAGTGATCCAAGCGGACCCGAAGTCTGATTCTGGTGTGACGTCTGGGCGAGTGACTCaacctctgagcctgtttccagttataaaatgagagATAAACCTACCAGATAAGGTTCCAAATAAGGTTCCTCGTGTGTGTTCCCACTAATTTCTACATCCGTgggccagaggagagggagggggtcaCAGAGGGAATTGTGATGGGAAGGTGATAAGAGCTATATCTGTACACCACAGCTAAACAGTGACAAGAATGCAGAGAGGTGTAAATGCCAGGGTGGGGGGTGAGAAGCAAGGAGATTGGGGGGAAAAGCCAGGGCCAGAAATGGAGTGTCCCTGTCCTGTATGTCATGCTCCTGGGAATTCAGCATGACAACCAGCCTCTCATATACACTTCCCCGTTTAGGATGGTGATCCATAGAGTTAGCAGCCCGTGCTGCTCTGGATACATGTGAGATTATAATAATACGAAGCAGCATTACTGAGCCACACTGGGGCGTAGGTTCTGTCACAGCCACACTGTGCAGTGTTTCAGGGAAGAGCCCAGAACCCCGGGTTGGTCTGCATTCACTCCTTTGGTGCTCTGTTTCTCCAATGAAACGGTAAACTCCCTTGGCAGCTGGGAATTACCCTCTGTCTCCCTACTGTGCCTACCTTCATGCTCCCGAACATTGGTGTTTAGTGAACCTTTAAGCACAAATAAAAGTATTATTCTGGAGCACAGTGTCTTACTCATTAAGTGATGCCACTGACCCAAAAGTTCTTTCCAAGACAGGTGTGGACTTGGGAGGAGGAGAGTGCTGGCTGTGAGAGGGCCGTCTGCAGGACTGCTGCTTCCTGCCACAACGTGACTGTGCtaagaaatgtaaaattattaaaaacgGGGCAGCGTGGTTATTACTGTTTTACAGCCGAAGAAAGTGAGCTTCAACGAGGTCACACGGTTTGGTATATGAACTCTTGGTCTGGTGCTCTTTCTACTTCCCTGACCCAGAGATCCGCTTTCGGCCGAAGTGAAGGCTGGTCGCCCCCCAAGTAGAGCGTCCGTTCCTGGGGTGAGGGGTGTTCGCTATCCCCCCATCCCTTGCTCTGCATTGCCCACCCCAGCACCTGCTGTGGTTTCGACATCACCTCTGGTGAGAGCTGGCGGTGAGAGGGCCGAGAGTAGGGTGAACACGGGTCGTATTCCCGAAGAGGGAAGGGCTGGCAGGCATATTATGGCTCGCCCGGTGCCCGGGACTTTGCTGGGCACTGCAGCGCCAGTGTCCTCGCCCCCACTTCTACCCTTATAAATGAGAGACTCCCAAGAAGTAACCCCTCGTGGCCCGAAAACCAGTGGGAGCGGCGAGGGGGCGGCCAGGGGAACGGGCttcgccccgcccccccgccccgtagTGGGGGGTCCTCTGCCTGAAGATAGTGAGTGGGCTTGGGCGCCCGCCCTGCGGACGCGGTACCCAGGCGGTGGCCCAAGCGACTGGGCGCGGCGCCTCGCATCttgcgggggcggggcggccgcgAGCGCGCCGGGGGCGGGTTCCTCGGAGCAGGCTCCGCCCCCCCAGGAGCGCGGGTTTAAAAGGAGGGAAGGCTGGCGCCCCGGCCGTAGCGGCTGCGAAGCGCGCCGGGGCGGAGGCTCGGCGAGGGCTCAGCCATGACCCTGCGGGCGGGGGGCGCTCGGCTGCTAGGCGGCCTCCTGCTCTTCGCTCTGCTCGCTGCGGGCGCCGCGCCGCTCAGCTGGGATTCTCCGGAGCCCCGCAGCAGGGCCAGCAAGATCCGAGTGCACCCGCGGGGCAACCTCTGGGCCACCGGTAAGTCTTCGGGACCCGCGCAAGCGCCCTTTTCCGTGCTCTGATCCCATTTCCCTTCTCAGGCCGTTCCTCAGCCACGGACTCTGGTGTCTGCGCGGATGAGGACCCTGGAACCCGTCTAATTTAATAGATGGAAAACTTGAGACCCAGACAGTTCAGTGACTTGGCTGAGATCGCTCAACCAGTTAAAGCAGAACTGGGGCTGGATCCTAGATCTGCCTGCCAGCCGGTGCCCCTGGCCTTAGGCAAGAGTCTACTGAATCCTCTTCTGTCCTCTGGTGTGTCTTCTCTGCCCCTGCACCTGGCAGACACTTCTTCCTTCTCCGCTTTCCTCCTTGTCCTCGCCCGGCCCCTGGAAAGCAGGCAGCACAGCTGGCAGAGTTTCCCTCCTTCCAGCTGTGCCATTCTCTCCTGTTCAGGAAAAGCGGAGGTGGGCTTTGCTACCAACCCGGGGTGTTTGTGGCTCCttggtgaggaggaggagagggaggaggaaggttgCCCGTGGATCCTCCTGCCATGAGAACTGCAAGTTGGGAGAGATGGggaactttccccctgagatgggatcctctctccccaccttccttgTGCCTTGGCACCTCCTTTCTAGGTCACTTCATGGGCAAGAAGAGTCTGGAAACCCCCAGCCCATTCCTCTCGGGAACAGCTCCCCACATCTCCCTGAGGGACCAGAGACGGCAGCTGAGTCACGATCTGCCCAGGATCCTCCTGCTAAAGAAAGTTCTGGGCATGAGCCTTAGCAGCCCAGCACCTCACCCCCAGGTGAGCCAGGCTCCCACCTCAGGACGAGGAGAGACCCAGCTGCTCCTGGTTCCAGCACGGGGCTTAGGGTGTGACTTCTCCCCAAGGTATGATGGGCCCCAGAAAGCCAGGGATTCCAGGCTCTCCCCATGATCCAGAGTTCAAAGGGAGAAGACTTTGAAGAAAGGAAGCTGACCTTCCCAGTAGGGAAGAAGTTCCCCCTCACCGAGTCCTCAGTGTAAAGTCACAGCCTAGGATTAGCCAGCCTCTTGCAGCAGgacgtgccccccacccccaggcctgccccaccccagctgtcCACGTTTGCCGTGCCTCGGGGATACTTACCGCTACAGTTGGgaccctgaggcccagagaggaggagagtcaGCATCCAAGACGGAGTCCAGACCTTGTTCGCCTTGACCAGTGCTCTTCCCAGTCACTCGTCTGCCTCAGTGACCCTCAGTGCAGGCTTTCTCAACCTCAGGACTCTTGACATCCTGGGCtgcataattctttgttgtgggggctgtcctgtgcattgtaggaagTTTGTAGGATCCCTTGTCTCTATCCACTAGAGCATCCTCCCCCTGCCCAGTTGTGACAACAGAAAAACatgcctccagacattgccagaggCCTTCTTGTGAGGGGGTCGGGGGAGGGAGCCAGATTACCTTTGGTCATAAACCACTGACCTGTGAGATCCAAGGCCCCAAAGTAGAGCCAAGCCAGCTTTGGTCTCTGGCCTGGTAGAAGGGCAGCTCTTCATTCCCTGCTCCTGAGgcggcccccaccccacacaaCCTTCCCGGTACTTTGTTACTGTGGGCAGAAGGCAGTGTAATGTGGTAGAATGTGGGTTCTGGGGACAGCGTGCTAGGCTCCTAACCTAactagtagctgtgtgaccttaaaaaTGTCACTTAACCCCTCTAAGCCTCatcttcctcatttataaaatgggattgATAGCGCCCATCTCACATTAAACAAGACCGTTTGTGTCACATGCTCAGCATGacgcctggcacatagaaagcacTTCGTAAACAGGAGCTATCAGCAGCACCTGTTACAGACTCCCCTTCATACCTCCACTGTGCCCAGCATATAGTGCACACTttttgaaggaagggagggggcatTCCCTAGAGAAGGTCTAACTCCAGCCCCAGTCAGCATGCCTGGTCCTCCTCATGCACAGAATTGCCAGCCCCTGGGGACCTCAGATGTAAGGGCCAGGAGCTTGGGCGGGCTGAGTCTGAACGGAGATGATGTCACCTCTGGCTGGGGCTGGTGGTCTTGAAGGCCTAAAGCATGCAGACCAACTAGCAAGTCTCAGAGGAAGCAGTACCTAGCGCTAGAGGATGGGGCTTCAGAAGTGAGGTCTGGGGCAGAGctgagggcgggggagggaagaCGTTGACACCGGCCCAGGGCCAGGCACGCACATGGCCTTCACTTCTGTGATCTCCTTGACTGTCACGATCACTCTGAGGTTGGGCGGTCACCGTGGGAAAACCACCACCCGACCCCTCCCACCTCTTCTTCTGGGAGAAAGGTGCTAAGAGGTTGCCTAGGCTAAGagcctgcccctgcctgcctctgtggACGCCTAGCACTTAGGAATGGCAGGATGCCCCTGTCATTTCCCCCCTCCACCCAGGTCAGTTCTTCTGTGTGTTCCCCTTCAGTACAGGAGGCTGCTGGTGCAAGTGGTGCAGAAGTGACACCATTAATGAGGAAGATACGACGACGTGGCTTGGACCGTGCCCTCCCAGGGGAGTTACTGAACGGGACCCTGGCAGCGGCCCCATCTGGACGTAAAACCTGGCCTCAAATCTCTGTGACTCCATTAGTGTGATTTCTGGTTGTGTCGCCAGGAATATTGCCAGTGCAGACACAAATTATGTCCCTGCTGTATTTCTTGCTTCCCTGTTGAAGTTGTGAATAAAACCCAGCTCTTGATGAAGCATATCTGATCCTCTCCTTCCAGCCATGTTTGAGGGcatgggagggaaaggggggcCGGAAGACTGGAGGACAGGATGCTCAGTAAGATGGAGCTGGCTCCAAAAAGCCAAGAAAACTTCACGACACCAGCCTCCTGAGGACTCCTCAGTCAGTCGCTCATTCAGCAAGCAGGTACTCAGGGCCTGTCATAGATGCCCGGTTCTGTGCCAGGCGCTGGGTTCTTACTCACCTCTGCCACCTGCTGGCACAGGCAAGTCTCATGTTTCCTCTCCTGTAAAAGGGAGCTGCCTACACTGCAGGATGGGGTTTTGCTTACcgcatttcatttcattcccacGCCAAGCTTCGAGGGGAGTGCTCAGAGCATGCAAGAGAGTGAGCCGAGCTAGGATCCAGCCCTCACTGTCTGCTTACTCTCTTCTCTGGCCTTGGGTAGAGTTGCCAGCCAAATAAAAAgaggacacccagttaaattctgatttcatttaaataatcaatagttttggggcgcctgggtggctcagtctgttaagcggccgacttcggctcaggtcatgatctcgcggtcggtgagttcgagcccctcgtggggctctgtgctgacagctcagagcctggagcctgtttcagattctgtgtccctctctctgaccctcccctgttcatgctctgtctctctctgtctcaaaaataaataaacgttaaaaaaaaaaaaaaataataataatagttttttcGTATGAGATGTCCTAAAGACTGCATGGACatacttataagaaaaaaaaacttgtttatcTAAAATTCGAATTTAACCGGGCATCCTGTATTTTCTCTGGCCTTGACCCTTTGCTCTACAAATATCCTGTCGTAAAACGGGCGGGTATTAGGTCCCTGAGGCCACGCCCGGAACTGACATCCTGGGAACCCCGGATTTTACGTCATTTTCCCCGGAGCTTTTGCCGGGAGAACCCCGGACCCAGCCGGTCAAGGGCACCGCGCGCTGGTGCCGGCGGTCGGACACCTCTCGGCCCCGCCCCGCTGGCGTGAGCCACGCCCCCAGCCCGAGCCGGCCGCGCCCACTTCTCGCGAGAGGTTCGCGCCAGGAAGGTTCTCAGAGGCGGAAGTGGGGTAGCGGAAGCGGCGTTGCCATGGAGTCAGCGGAGGACTGGCTGGTGGAATCCTTGCGCTTGTAAATCCTGTGGGCCTGGGACGTGGGACCCGGGCCTGCCGCTGGCGGCGCGCGGGACGGGTGCGGGCTGGAGCGCGTGAGGAACCCTGGGGTGGGCGCGGGGGGCCGACACCGAGGACTCCGCCTGGAAGTCGGCTCCCGCGTCTCGGAAGCGGCACCCGCCTATGTGCGCCGTTGTGTGGGGTACTAGGAAGCGCAGTGCTTGCGGAGGAGAATTGATCACACGAGCCACCAATTATTTTGCGCCAGCCGGAGTGGATCTCTGAACAGatgatctgtctctctgcttcctcacaTCAACCTTGGGAAGGAAGTCTGGGTACTCTGggaatcccattttatagatgaggaccgAGGCTCAGGGATATTGTGACTGGCCTGGGCCCAGTCACACGGGGGTTAAAATGTGCAACAAGACCTGCTCCCAGGTCTGCCTCGCTCCAGAGCCTGGGTCCCTTACCCACCGGATCACAACGCCCTCTGAGTTCTTGAACAGCTGTAGAGTGGTGCGCACCATGTGACATTGTGTCTTTATCATGCAGGTACCAAGATTTCCATGCATTCGACCTTTCCGAAGCCACACGAGTCCTTGAATGGATTGATGACAAAGGTGATGTGCCCTACCTGGCCCTGAAGGAGATGGAATCTTCCTTCTCAGGCTGGGACTCTGAAGCTCAGCCCAGAGGGACCCAACCCACACTTCTGGGAATCTGAGGCCTCTTCTTGGTCTCGTAGCAATGTTCACACTCCGTCAGCGCTTATATTCCTCTTATTAAGGTCTAAGTCTCTTCCATTCCCCAGTACAAGGCTGCATACCAATGGCAGAGGAATTTGTCTTTGCTTTGGGGGATTTGCCGGAATTTCTAGACCCCAGCCATGGTCCAGAATCTTCCTAGCAGTTTGTCACagctccttcttctttttccaggaGTCTGTGTTGCTGGCTATGAAAgcctgaaaaaaaatgagattcttCATCTGTTACTACCTCTCAGACTTTCTGTAAAAGAAAACCAGGTAACTAGAAATATAAATGCTGAGCATGTGTGTCTCCTTTTGTTGAACCTTTAGGGAGTTCCTGTTGTCTAGTAGGTATTGCCCTGGAcaccagaaagagagagggacaaacaCTGGTCCTCCCCTTCTAGTCTAATAGAGGGAGGCAAGTACCCACAGAGAGGAGTGCTACAGAATGTCTGAAATTTACGGGGGCTCCCAGAGGAAGAGGGCAGTTTAACGTCATCAAAAAgagatccaggggcacctgggtggctcagtcagttggcagtgtgacttcggctcgggtcatgatctcacagtttgtgggtttgggccccacatcgggctttgcactgacagcttccaattggagcctgcttccaattctgtctcccactctccctgcccctcccctgctcacacattcaaaaataaacatgaaaaaaaattttcttttttttttttttttaaatagatctaGAGAGCCATTAGGGTATAGAGGGTGGTGGAAGCCCTTAGAATGGTTGAGATCACCTAGGGTGACTGTAGTGTCTCAGGAATAAAAGCAGAAGGTGTCCAAAGATAAAACTTCAGGGAATACATGTAAGGAACGGTTAGAGGAAGATGAACCCACAACACCTACTCAGAAGGAATAATAGTCTTCGAAGTAGGAGGGGTGTCAGAAAAGGTCAGTGTTTcagaagcaaagagaagagaacatgtgaagaagaaaagaggTGGTAGCTGCCCGGGGTTGCTGCGGAATCACTCAGACCCATCTCATAGGGCAGCCTGACCTTTGTTTCCCTGGGGGGAAGCTTCCTGCCTAGTGCTCTTgatgcccccccgccccccgatcCCCGCCACTCAAGCTTGAGCTGGGAGCTCGCTCACCCATCCTGAGCCTTGATGAGAGGCCTTATTTACCTCCTGCCTCAcccctggcttcttttgctcgtggccacctcccttccctcttcttgaGGTTGCTCACGTGGAGATAGTGGGGATGGTGGCGTCTGGTGGCCGAGAGCATGAACTTTGGTCAGACAGACTTGGGTGCAGATTCACGGCGTAATCCCTGTGTGACCTTAGAAAAGTTGCTCAAGTGCCCTGTGCCCAAGTGTTGTCACTTTCGAATCGGAGTGACTGTGAGAACCTACGTGACGGGGTGGTTGTAAGAATTCAATGTGATAATGTAGAAAAAGCACtaaacacagtgcctgacacagcgAACACTGGACAATTGGTGGCTGTTGCATTTTTAGCGTTAGaagaaccggggcgcctgggtggctctggtggCTAAGGTGCCccactggctcaggtcacgatctcacggtttgtgggtttgagccctgagttggactgccagcacagagcctgcttgggattctctctctctttatctctctttctctttctctctctctctctgtccccaccccaccccaccccccacccccagagttcaTCTGAAACGTTCCTTGGGAAAACAGGCTCTCTGACCAGCCACCCCTTTGCATTTCAGGGCTTATTCCCAGAAAGAGATTTCAAGGTACGCCACGGAGGATTTTCAGACACGTCTGTCTTTGATCTGAAGCACGTGCTGGACACCAGGTATGGTCAGCTCCGTGACCCAGCCCTTCCATTTGGGGTGGAGCGGCTAGAAACGTCCGGGGCGTCCTGCCTCTTGATCGCcacctctgcccctaccctctcAGCACACAGGCGCGCCCACACATCCGGATTCACAATATTAAAAAACCATCGTTCCGGTAGCTTCATGTCCCTCGCAGACCTGGGGACGAATGTTCCCCACAGAGCACCAGAGCTGTTCCAGGGAGTGCAGTTTGTCAAAGAGCTGGTGCTGGGTAGCGGGGACTAATAGCCCCAGTCGGCGGGGGCGGAGAGTCTCTGGGTCAGGGCTGCGTGTCCCGGCTCCGTGCTGGTGTCCTGTGAGGACCCACCAGGCCACATAGAAGCCTGGGCTCAGTCCCGTGACTCCCGTGAGTTCTGGGGCTGTCCCTCATCTGTTACATGGGGGTGACTGGTCTTGATGACCCCTTCCTGCAGGAAGCTCTCCCGGTGTGGGGAATGTAGGGATCCCAAGCTGAGGGTGCGTGTGGGGGGTAGGGAGGTAGGCGGGGTTGCGCCCCACCGTCTGGACTGATACTTCCTATCTGGTTTGAATAGGTTGCTGGTAACCAGTGGTCTTCCAGGTTGTCACCTGCATGTGTGGCAGGTGACAGAGGACAGTGGTGAGTGAATTTGAcgtggtgggggctgggctgtAAGAAAGCCTGATACTCCTACACCCCTGCCCCCAATGTAAGCCAGTTAAGAGGAGCctcaggggagcctgggcggttcagtcggttgagccccgcgtcaggctctgtcctgacagcgcGCCTCAGGTCCtccatctgcctctctctgcccctgccccgcttgcgttctatcaaaaataaataaacgcagggcgcctgggtggctcagtcggttaagcagccgacttcggctcaggtcatgatctcacggtcagtgagttcaagccccgtgtcgggctctgtgctgacagctcagagcctggagcctgtttcagattctgtgtctccctctctctgaccctcccccattcatgctctgtctctgtctcaaaaataaataaacgtttaaaaaatttaaaaaataaataaataaataaataaataaacgctaaaaaagaaaaaaagcattctcGGAGCCAGGCGGGAATGAAAATGCAGTATCTACTTGGTCATGGGCAAAGATGCATTAGCTACCAGAGTCCGGCTTACAGCTCCCAAATGGAGCTTCCTGTAGCTTGCTCCAGGAACTGAGTTTGCCCACCCAGTCGTGAGCAGAGCACCTAGTGAAGCGGCGCCTCTCCCCACAGCAGGGGCGGCTgcgagggcagagctggggccgcTCAGGTGAGCTCGCCTCTTGCAGGGGGTGGCGGCGGGGGCAAAGAGGTCCCCTTTCTTCGTGGCCATGGAAACTTAAGGAGCGAGCAGGAGGCGAGGCGGGGCTGACCAGTCTCCCTCTTAGGTCACTCTGCTCCCTGGCGGGAACAGGAAAAGGAGCTGGAAGTGCTGATCCCGTTCCCTCACGCGGAATAGGGCTCCTTCCGGCAGTGGGTTTGCGGGTTCCCATCCGGGAGGCGCCAAGAGCTTGCAGCCCTGATCCAGCCCCTTCCATCCTCCCACCGTCGGCCAGAATGGAGACGTGCCTCGGGGGCTCAGGACCACTGTTGGAACCGGCCCTTTGCTTGTGTGACCCTCTGTCCCCGGTCCCCACGCCGCCTCGCTTAGTCGCTTCCCAGAAACTGGCTGGCAGCTGTTGGCTTCTCCCCAAGTTTCACTGGTACAGAACGGCCGCTCTTGTGCTCATTTGCTTTTCGAAGTCGCTGACTCAGAGGGCTTTTCCCTCTTTGTCACTTGTCACTTGTCTAATGTTGTAGCTGCCAGTTTGTATCGTTTCCTTGTACGTATGAtgatttttttacaattttattgaaattcacACATTGTAAGTGGACGGTTCTGTGATTTGTAGTACATTTAAGAGTTCTGCAGCCGTCACTATAAATCAGTTTCAGGACATTTTCATAACCCCAGTAACATCTCTTGTGCCGTTTACTGCTAATCCCCATGCCCACAcctgccccaggcaaccactaacctgcttcctgtctctataGTTGGTTCGCCTTTTCTGAACATGTCCTGTCTGTGGAATCGTACAGTATGCAGTCTGTTGTATGTGGCCTCTTTCGCTTCGCACAGTGCCTTGAGGTCTTCCGTGTCACACCTGGTATGGCACCTGGTGCCCCAGACACTGTCAGGACGAACGGCAGTGATACATTGTGAATCAGTGGTTCCTTTTTGTGGCCGACTAGTATTCCACTGCGTGGATCTATTCTACTGGGCCAGccttcaccagttgatggatctgatttttggctattatgaagaaTGCCGCCAAGAACATTCATCTACGGGTCTccgtgtggacataagttttcatttcccttggatagacaggagtggaattgctgggtcaggtggtaaatttatgtttgattttttaaagaaacttccaaagtgttttccacaatggcttcTTTGTttacattccccccaacagtgtgtgagggtttctatttttccatgtcctcattaacatttgtttttgtcttttttgttaaaGCCATCCTATTGAGCGTGAAATTGTTTCTGCTTGTGGCTTTCATTTACATCTTTTTAATGACtaataatattgagcatcttttcatgggcttatcagccattcatatatcttctttggtgaaatgc is part of the Neofelis nebulosa isolate mNeoNeb1 chromosome 7, mNeoNeb1.pri, whole genome shotgun sequence genome and encodes:
- the NMB gene encoding neuromedin-B, with the translated sequence MTLRAGGARLLGGLLLFALLAAGAAPLSWDSPEPRSRASKIRVHPRGNLWATGHFMGKKSLETPSPFLSGTAPHISLRDQRRQLSHDLPRILLLKKVLGMSLSSPAPHPQEAAGASGAEVTPLMRKIRRRGLDRALPGELLNGTLAAAPSGRKTWPQISVTPLV